Proteins from a genomic interval of Streptomyces sp. NBC_01445:
- a CDS encoding SSI family serine proteinase inhibitor, whose protein sequence is MLRRIALTAAASAAALSAVPAAHADTGPLHLPQLFAKPAVEDQLRVAVTGTGDGRDGTYELECGPSGGTHPEPANACARLDELSANGRDPFAPSSPDSQCTMQYGGPATARVTGTWHGRPVDATYKRTDGCEISRWQGLIPVLPATGP, encoded by the coding sequence TTGCTGCGCCGCATCGCACTCACCGCCGCCGCCTCCGCCGCCGCACTCTCCGCGGTCCCCGCCGCCCACGCCGACACGGGTCCGCTCCACCTGCCTCAGTTGTTCGCCAAGCCCGCCGTCGAGGACCAGCTACGGGTCGCCGTCACCGGCACGGGTGACGGAAGGGACGGGACGTACGAGCTGGAGTGCGGGCCCTCGGGCGGCACCCATCCGGAACCCGCGAACGCGTGCGCGCGGCTCGACGAGCTGTCCGCGAACGGCCGCGACCCGTTCGCGCCGAGCTCGCCGGACTCCCAGTGCACGATGCAGTACGGAGGCCCCGCGACCGCCCGCGTCACCGGAACGTGGCACGGCCGGCCCGTCGACGCGACGTACAAGAGGACCGACGGCTGTGAGATCTCGCGGTGGCAGGGGCTCATTCCCGTACTGCCCGCGACCGGTCCGTGA
- a CDS encoding GNAT family N-acetyltransferase, with amino-acid sequence MRPYDWHLTEDIDDFLARAGDFLRSRPALHTTPLTSTEKLRALGTEAYRAHAPVFGTLERAGEVRAVFYRFTQHGPLSLTPLAPEDAEALAELLAGLGHVLPIVSAAHDTSTAFAEAWQRHTGATPTLSTRIRLYRLGTLTPPEPVPAGRGRRVGEQDREQLFRWHREFAADVGEDVTIDADTWADTRFGDKHYTFWETPDGTPVSMAGMTSLVGGMVRVDPVYTPAHLRGRGYAGAVTVEVTRAALAAGAKEVALYANPANATSNALYQRIGYVPLTEWAVYDFAAVRA; translated from the coding sequence ATGCGACCGTACGACTGGCACCTCACCGAAGACATCGACGACTTTCTCGCCCGGGCCGGAGACTTCCTGCGCTCACGCCCCGCCCTGCACACCACGCCGCTGACGTCGACCGAGAAACTGCGGGCACTCGGCACAGAGGCATACCGTGCGCATGCCCCCGTCTTCGGCACCTTGGAGCGGGCGGGCGAGGTCCGTGCCGTCTTCTACCGCTTCACCCAGCACGGCCCCCTGAGCCTCACCCCTCTCGCCCCCGAGGACGCCGAAGCCCTCGCCGAGCTCCTGGCCGGCCTCGGCCACGTACTCCCCATCGTGAGCGCGGCCCACGACACCTCCACCGCTTTCGCCGAGGCCTGGCAGCGGCACACAGGCGCGACGCCGACACTCAGCACGCGGATCCGTCTGTACCGCCTCGGCACGCTCACCCCACCGGAGCCGGTCCCGGCGGGCCGGGGCCGACGCGTGGGCGAGCAGGACCGCGAGCAACTCTTCCGCTGGCACCGCGAGTTCGCCGCCGACGTCGGGGAAGACGTCACCATCGACGCCGACACCTGGGCCGACACCCGCTTCGGCGACAAGCACTACACGTTCTGGGAGACCCCTGACGGCACCCCGGTCTCCATGGCGGGCATGACCTCGCTGGTCGGCGGCATGGTCCGGGTGGACCCCGTCTACACCCCGGCTCACCTGCGCGGTCGCGGCTACGCAGGCGCTGTGACGGTCGAGGTGACCCGAGCCGCCCTGGCCGCAGGCGCCAAGGAGGTCGCCCTGTACGCAAACCCGGCCAACGCCACCAGCAACGCCCTCTACCAGCGAATCGGATACGTCCCTCTGACCGAATGGGCCGTGTACGACTTCGCCGCCGTACGGGCATAA
- a CDS encoding DUF2797 domain-containing protein, protein MTWWCTGVRWRVGGGPALGWYGEGKGERESPLAFGDVLAFRAVGGRRCLGVWRGGRRTPCPAAAVLPGRGTRAQCAECAGIDRARSVAADTMADDPRPYHVYLAWFGSGMVKVGITGVGRGSARLLEQGAVAFTWLGRGPLMAARRAEELLRSALGVPDRIPYAQKRAVRAALPPAGERAGELARAHATAVALAGWPESLERLPCEVVDHAEVFGIEDGVDGAAGGGRLGGVGSVVSELVEGGVVVGTLVAAAGPDLHLVERMGSPLLERSRELGEGRRLVVDTRLLGGWRLEALGKSEREAADVVTSVPVKPVKEVSALQGGLF, encoded by the coding sequence ATGACGTGGTGGTGCACCGGGGTGCGGTGGCGGGTCGGGGGCGGGCCGGCGCTGGGGTGGTACGGGGAGGGGAAGGGGGAGCGCGAGAGTCCCCTCGCCTTCGGGGACGTGCTGGCTTTCCGGGCCGTGGGCGGGCGCAGATGTCTCGGGGTGTGGCGGGGCGGCCGGCGTACGCCGTGTCCGGCGGCGGCGGTGCTGCCCGGGCGGGGGACGCGCGCGCAGTGTGCCGAGTGCGCCGGGATCGACCGGGCGCGCTCCGTTGCCGCGGACACCATGGCGGACGACCCGAGACCCTACCACGTGTATCTGGCCTGGTTCGGGAGCGGGATGGTGAAGGTGGGGATCACCGGGGTCGGGCGGGGGTCCGCCCGGCTGCTCGAACAAGGGGCCGTCGCGTTCACGTGGTTGGGGCGCGGGCCGCTGATGGCGGCGCGGCGGGCGGAGGAACTGCTGCGCAGCGCGCTCGGCGTTCCGGACCGGATTCCGTACGCGCAGAAGCGGGCCGTACGGGCGGCGCTGCCCCCGGCCGGTGAGCGGGCGGGGGAGCTGGCCAGGGCGCATGCCACGGCCGTCGCGCTCGCGGGGTGGCCCGAGTCGCTGGAGCGGCTGCCGTGCGAGGTGGTCGATCACGCGGAGGTCTTCGGGATCGAGGACGGAGTGGACGGTGCGGCAGGCGGTGGGCGGCTCGGGGGCGTGGGGAGCGTCGTGAGCGAGTTGGTCGAGGGCGGGGTGGTCGTGGGGACGCTGGTCGCCGCCGCGGGGCCGGATCTGCATCTCGTGGAGCGAATGGGGTCTCCCCTGCTCGAGCGAAGCCGAGAGCTTGGGGAAGGGCGGCGGCTCGTGGTCGACACCCGGCTGCTCGGCGGGTGGCGGCTCGAGGCGTTGGGGAAGTCGGAGCGGGAGGCGGCGGACGTGGTGACCTCCGTGCCGGTGAAACCGGTGAAAGAGGTGTCCGCGCTGCAGGGCGGGTTGTTCTAG
- a CDS encoding antibiotic biosynthesis monooxygenase family protein yields MPVFEPPYYAAVFTSVRTPGDNGYGATAERMSELVREIPGFLGEDSAVSEGGLRITVAYFRHEEGLKEWAGNGEHREAQRRGRAEWYESYSLHVAKVERSHGFERGE; encoded by the coding sequence GTGCCCGTCTTCGAACCGCCTTACTACGCCGCCGTGTTCACCTCGGTGCGCACGCCCGGAGACAACGGGTACGGGGCGACCGCCGAGCGGATGTCGGAATTGGTCAGGGAGATACCGGGGTTCCTGGGGGAGGATTCCGCGGTCTCGGAAGGCGGGCTGCGGATCACCGTCGCCTACTTCCGGCACGAGGAAGGGCTCAAGGAGTGGGCCGGGAACGGGGAGCACCGGGAGGCCCAGCGGCGCGGGCGCGCCGAGTGGTACGAGAGCTACTCCCTCCATGTCGCCAAGGTCGAGCGGAGCCACGGATTTGAGCGCGGAGAGTAA
- a CDS encoding amidohydrolase family protein, with amino-acid sequence MSAESNAEHGAESSAANGAEGGADTSTAGVGEADRVARFRERHGLAGLVDVHTHFMPERVLKKVWEYFDAAGPLTGMAWPIAYREEEAQRLARLREFEVEAFTSMLYPHKAGMAEWLNGWAVDFARRTPGCLHTSTFFPEPGADRYVREAIEAGTRVFKAHVQVGAYDPNDELLDPVWGMLAEAGIPVVMHCGSGPAPGKHTGPEPVARLLARHPRLPVIVAHMGMPEYTDFLDLAERYGEVRLDTTMAFTDFSERFSPFPRAELARLADLGDRILLGTDFPNIPYPYVHQLEALERLGLGEEWLRAVCHGNGARLFGLDPLV; translated from the coding sequence TTGAGCGCGGAGAGTAACGCGGAGCACGGCGCGGAGAGCAGCGCGGCGAACGGCGCGGAGGGCGGTGCGGACACCAGCACGGCCGGCGTCGGCGAGGCTGATCGGGTCGCCCGGTTCCGGGAGCGGCACGGCCTGGCCGGACTCGTCGACGTGCACACGCACTTCATGCCCGAGCGGGTCCTGAAGAAGGTGTGGGAGTACTTCGACGCGGCGGGGCCGCTGACCGGGATGGCCTGGCCCATCGCGTACCGGGAGGAAGAGGCGCAACGGCTCGCGCGGCTGCGGGAGTTCGAGGTCGAGGCCTTCACCTCCATGCTCTATCCGCACAAGGCGGGCATGGCCGAGTGGCTCAACGGATGGGCGGTCGACTTCGCGCGCCGGACGCCCGGCTGTCTGCACACGTCGACGTTCTTCCCCGAGCCGGGCGCCGACCGGTACGTGCGCGAGGCCATTGAGGCGGGCACGCGCGTCTTCAAGGCGCATGTGCAGGTCGGGGCGTACGACCCGAATGACGAACTGCTCGACCCCGTGTGGGGGATGCTCGCCGAGGCCGGTATCCCCGTGGTCATGCACTGCGGCTCCGGGCCCGCCCCCGGCAAGCACACCGGGCCCGAGCCCGTCGCCCGGCTGCTCGCCCGGCATCCGCGGCTGCCGGTGATCGTGGCCCACATGGGGATGCCCGAGTACACGGACTTCCTCGACCTGGCCGAGCGGTACGGGGAGGTGCGCCTCGACACGACGATGGCGTTCACCGACTTCAGTGAGCGTTTTTCCCCGTTCCCGCGCGCAGAGCTCGCCCGGCTCGCCGATCTCGGGGACCGGATCCTGCTGGGCACCGACTTCCCCAACATTCCGTACCCCTATGTCCACCAGCTGGAGGCCCTGGAGCGGCTCGGTCTCGGGGAGGAGTGGCTGCGGGCCGTGTGCCACGGGAACGGGGCACGGCTGTTCGGCCTTGACCCCTTGGTGTAA
- a CDS encoding response regulator transcription factor, with protein MTATSPQGRTELLRPDGTPVRVLVVDDEQAITELLSMALRYEGWQIRSAGDGMGAVQTAREFRPDAIVLDMMLPDMDGLSVLGRLRREHQDVPVLFLTAKDAVEDRIAGLTAGGDDYVTKPFSLEEVVARLRGLIRRSGAADRRSESVLVVGDLTLDEDSHEVSRGGDGIHLTATEFELLRYLMRNPRRVLSKAQILDRVWSYDFGGQANVVELYISYLRRKIDAGREPMIHTRRGAGYLIKPAVPVAS; from the coding sequence ATGACCGCGACCTCGCCCCAGGGGCGTACCGAACTGCTGAGGCCGGACGGGACCCCCGTCCGGGTCCTCGTCGTGGACGACGAACAGGCGATCACCGAGCTGCTCTCCATGGCCCTGCGTTACGAGGGCTGGCAGATCCGCAGTGCCGGGGACGGGATGGGCGCGGTGCAGACCGCGCGCGAGTTCCGGCCCGACGCCATCGTGCTCGACATGATGCTGCCCGACATGGACGGCCTGTCCGTGCTCGGCCGGCTGCGGCGCGAGCACCAGGACGTGCCGGTGCTGTTCCTGACCGCGAAGGACGCCGTCGAGGACCGGATCGCCGGGCTCACGGCCGGCGGCGACGACTATGTGACCAAGCCGTTCAGCCTGGAGGAGGTCGTCGCCCGGCTGCGCGGCCTCATCCGCCGCTCGGGCGCCGCCGACCGGCGCAGCGAGTCCGTGCTCGTCGTGGGTGACCTGACGCTCGACGAGGACAGCCACGAGGTGTCGCGCGGCGGGGACGGCATCCATCTGACCGCCACCGAGTTCGAGCTGCTCCGCTATCTGATGCGCAACCCGCGCCGGGTCCTCAGCAAGGCGCAGATACTGGACCGCGTCTGGAGCTACGACTTCGGCGGCCAGGCCAACGTCGTGGAGCTGTACATCTCGTACCTGCGCCGGAAGATCGACGCCGGGCGCGAGCCGATGATCCACACGCGGCGCGGCGCCGGATATCTCATCAAGCCCGCAGTGCCTGTCGCGTCATGA
- a CDS encoding sensor histidine kinase, translating into MSGRRQPRSLRKRLVITAVALIALVCAVIGTVTTISLHTYLYGQLDKQVRGAVVQSTGGPGPERQAQNLNFLAGPSRPGTIGALVESDGSVTEAAQSVADRDNPVVPLTHAQITALESVPQDGGTHSVSVPGLGDYRISSKPGGNTMVGLPETEVQDTLSTLIVVEVSVTAAGLVAASLAGAAMVGVALRPLRRVASTATRVSELPLHSGEVALHERVPDTEADPRTEVGQVGAALNRMLDHVNGALEARQQSETRVRQFVADASHELRTPLASIRGYAELTRRGREETGPDTRHALGRIESEAHRMTGLVEDLLLLARLDSGRPLSYEATDLSPLVVDALSDARAAGQDHAWRLELPDDPALVLADGQRIHQVLVNLLANARTHTPPGTTVTARVHRHGPWVCLDVQDNGPGIPPELLPHVFERFARGDTSRSRAHGSTGLGLAIVQAVAAAHGGAVTVDSVPGRTVFTVHLPACGEPVTHSQAGHSLTTPA; encoded by the coding sequence ATGAGCGGACGGCGGCAGCCGCGCAGCCTGCGCAAGCGGCTCGTCATCACGGCTGTCGCGCTGATCGCCCTGGTGTGCGCGGTCATCGGAACGGTGACCACCATCTCGCTGCACACCTATCTGTACGGCCAGCTCGACAAGCAGGTGCGCGGCGCGGTCGTCCAGTCCACCGGCGGACCCGGTCCGGAGCGGCAGGCGCAGAACCTGAACTTTCTCGCCGGCCCGAGCAGGCCGGGCACCATCGGCGCCCTCGTCGAGTCCGACGGAAGCGTCACCGAGGCCGCGCAGAGCGTCGCCGACCGGGACAACCCGGTCGTTCCGCTGACGCACGCGCAGATCACCGCGCTGGAGAGCGTGCCGCAGGACGGGGGGACGCACAGCGTCAGCGTGCCCGGACTCGGCGACTACCGGATCTCCTCGAAGCCGGGCGGCAACACCATGGTCGGCCTGCCCGAGACCGAGGTGCAGGACACCCTCAGCACCCTCATCGTCGTCGAGGTCAGCGTCACCGCGGCCGGTCTCGTCGCCGCGTCCCTCGCCGGCGCCGCCATGGTCGGCGTAGCCCTGCGGCCCCTGCGCCGCGTCGCGTCCACCGCGACCCGCGTCTCCGAACTCCCCCTGCACAGCGGCGAAGTGGCCCTCCACGAACGGGTCCCCGACACCGAGGCCGACCCGCGCACCGAGGTCGGCCAGGTCGGCGCCGCCCTCAACCGCATGCTCGACCATGTGAACGGAGCGCTGGAGGCGCGCCAGCAGAGCGAGACGCGCGTCCGCCAGTTCGTCGCGGACGCCAGCCATGAGCTGCGTACCCCCCTCGCCTCGATCCGCGGATACGCCGAACTCACCCGGCGCGGCCGCGAGGAGACCGGGCCCGACACCCGGCACGCGCTGGGGCGTATCGAGTCCGAGGCCCACCGCATGACCGGACTCGTCGAGGATCTGCTGCTGCTCGCGCGGCTCGACTCCGGCCGCCCCCTGTCGTACGAGGCGACCGACCTGTCACCGCTGGTCGTGGACGCGCTGAGCGATGCCCGCGCGGCGGGCCAGGACCACGCGTGGCGGCTCGAACTGCCCGACGACCCCGCCCTCGTGCTCGCCGACGGGCAGCGCATCCATCAGGTGCTCGTGAACCTCCTGGCCAACGCCCGTACGCACACGCCGCCGGGCACCACCGTGACCGCGCGCGTGCACCGGCACGGGCCGTGGGTCTGCCTGGACGTGCAGGACAACGGACCGGGCATCCCGCCCGAGCTGCTCCCGCACGTCTTCGAGCGGTTCGCGCGCGGCGACACCTCACGCTCCCGGGCCCACGGCTCGACCGGTCTCGGCCTCGCCATCGTGCAGGCCGTCGCGGCCGCGCACGGCGGCGCGGTGACCGTCGACAGCGTGCCCGGCCGGACCGTTTTCACCGTCCATCTGCCGGCCTGTGGCGAACCCGTCACGCACTCACAGGCGGGCCACAGTCTCACCACACCGGCCTGA
- a CDS encoding bifunctional glycosyltransferase family 2/GtrA family protein, with translation MRTDSSPGTDPSLGVLPAREHLPAGVGDAPVLDVVIPVYNEERDLGPCVRRLHRHLVGTFPYRFRITIADNASTDATPDVAASLAAALPEVRHARLEQKGRGRALRTVWSASDAPVLAYMDVDLSTDLNALLPLVAPLISGHSDLAIGSRLARSSRVVRGPKREFISRAYNLILRGSLQARFSDAQCGFKAIRRDVARVLLPLVEDTGWFFDTEMLVLAERAGLRIHEVPVDWVDDPDSTVHIVKTATDDLKGVWRVGRALAVGALPLDRLARPFGDDPRDRQVQGVPRGLARQLVGFCVVGALSTLVYLLLYSGFRTFTGSQVANALALLVSAVANTAANRRLTFGVRGRDRAVRHQAQGLVVFAIGLALTSGSLAALGAASADPAHSTELAVLVAANLAATVLRFLLFRAWVFPEPPAAASLPVPGAPDASRPTYDHELRTGR, from the coding sequence ATGCGAACCGATTCTTCTCCGGGCACCGACCCCTCCCTGGGGGTGCTGCCGGCACGGGAGCACCTCCCGGCCGGCGTGGGCGATGCACCGGTTCTGGACGTAGTGATCCCGGTCTACAACGAGGAGCGGGACCTCGGTCCCTGCGTGCGCAGGCTGCACCGGCACCTCGTCGGGACCTTCCCCTACCGCTTCCGCATCACGATCGCGGACAACGCGTCCACCGACGCGACCCCGGACGTCGCCGCCTCCCTAGCGGCCGCGCTCCCCGAGGTCCGGCACGCCCGCCTGGAGCAGAAGGGCCGCGGGCGCGCCCTGCGCACCGTCTGGTCCGCGTCCGACGCGCCCGTCCTCGCCTACATGGACGTCGACCTGTCCACCGACCTCAACGCGCTGCTCCCGCTGGTCGCGCCGCTCATCTCGGGCCACTCGGACCTGGCGATCGGCTCGCGCCTCGCGCGCAGTTCACGTGTCGTGCGCGGGCCGAAGCGCGAGTTCATCTCGCGTGCCTACAACCTGATCCTGCGCGGCTCCCTCCAGGCCCGCTTCTCCGACGCCCAGTGCGGCTTCAAGGCGATCCGGCGCGATGTGGCGCGGGTCCTGCTGCCGCTCGTCGAGGACACCGGCTGGTTCTTCGACACCGAGATGCTCGTCCTCGCCGAGCGGGCCGGGCTGCGCATCCACGAGGTGCCGGTCGACTGGGTCGACGACCCGGACTCGACGGTGCACATCGTGAAGACGGCCACGGACGACCTCAAGGGCGTGTGGCGCGTGGGCCGGGCGCTCGCGGTCGGCGCGCTCCCCCTGGACCGGCTCGCCCGCCCCTTCGGCGACGACCCGCGCGACCGCCAGGTCCAGGGCGTGCCCCGGGGACTGGCCCGCCAACTGGTCGGCTTCTGCGTCGTGGGCGCCCTGTCGACCCTCGTCTATCTGCTCCTCTACTCCGGATTCCGTACGTTCACGGGGTCGCAGGTCGCCAACGCGCTGGCCCTGCTCGTCTCGGCCGTCGCCAACACGGCCGCCAACCGGCGCCTCACCTTCGGCGTCCGCGGCCGCGACCGGGCCGTCCGCCACCAGGCGCAGGGCCTCGTCGTGTTCGCGATCGGGCTCGCCCTGACCAGCGGCTCGCTCGCCGCGCTCGGCGCCGCCTCCGCGGACCCGGCGCACTCCACGGAACTCGCGGTGCTCGTCGCCGCCAACCTCGCGGCGACGGTGCTGCGCTTCCTGCTCTTCCGGGCCTGGGTGTTCCCCGAGCCGCCCGCCGCTGCGTCGCTGCCCGTACCCGGTGCGCCGGACGCCTCCCGACCTACGTACGACCACGAACTGAGGACCGGACGATGA
- a CDS encoding ArnT family glycosyltransferase yields MTLPHLPADAPALPPPTAAPAVQGQGHGRPKQPPLTRVWRGRDDDPRWARPAFLGLLLVVALAYLWNLSASGYANSFYSAAVQAGSQSWKAMFFGSLDSANAITVDKPPASLWPMALSVRIFGLSSWAILVPQVLMGVATAGVLYAAVRRRFSAAAGLLTVVAFALTPVAALMFRFNNPDALLALLMTVTVYCVLRGMENGRTKWLVWAGVAVGLAFLAKTLQAFLILPPLAVLYAVFAPGRPLKRIGQLLLSGLAMVVAGGWWVAVVELWPASSRPYIGGSQNNSFLELTFGYNGLGRINGQETGSVGGGGGMGGGGSQWGETGIDRMFNSEIGSQISWLLPAALLLLIAGVVVTWKARRTDTARAAFLAWGGSLVMTMVVFSFMAGIFHQYYTVALAPYAAALVGMGATVLWEERARFTASAALGITVAVTAVWSYVLLNRTPDYLPWLRWVILVGGVAAGLGLAVAGRLNRQLALGAAGVGLVAALAGPTAYTISTLDTGHSGSIVTAGPAGASMMGGRGGGPGGGDGGMRGGGMQPPGQGQQNGQGQQAGGGQGQQGGGMGQPPAGGMPGQGQNQGQGTGNGKQQGTGTGTLPGGARTGERGGMGGGGGMGGLLNGAQVSAKAKALVEKNADDYTWAAAAIGSQNAASYQLSTGKPVMAIGGFNGSDPSPTLAQFKSYVEDGKIHYFIGGGMGGMGGGSGSASKIQSWVEKNYTKVTVGSSTFYDLTKPKS; encoded by the coding sequence ATGACCCTGCCCCACCTCCCCGCCGACGCACCCGCGCTGCCACCGCCCACGGCCGCACCGGCCGTTCAGGGCCAGGGACACGGCCGCCCCAAGCAGCCCCCGCTCACCCGGGTCTGGCGCGGCCGGGACGACGACCCGCGCTGGGCGCGCCCCGCGTTCCTCGGTCTGCTGCTCGTCGTGGCGCTCGCCTACCTGTGGAACCTGAGCGCCTCCGGCTACGCCAACTCGTTCTACTCCGCGGCCGTGCAGGCCGGGAGCCAGAGCTGGAAGGCGATGTTCTTCGGCTCGCTCGACTCGGCCAATGCCATCACCGTCGACAAGCCCCCGGCGTCGCTGTGGCCGATGGCGCTCTCGGTGCGGATCTTCGGCCTCAGCTCCTGGGCGATCCTCGTCCCGCAGGTCCTGATGGGCGTGGCGACGGCGGGCGTCCTGTACGCGGCCGTGCGTCGCCGGTTCAGCGCGGCGGCCGGGCTGCTCACCGTGGTGGCGTTCGCGCTGACGCCCGTCGCCGCCCTGATGTTCCGCTTCAACAACCCGGACGCCCTGCTGGCGCTCCTGATGACCGTCACGGTCTACTGCGTCCTGCGCGGCATGGAGAACGGCCGGACGAAGTGGCTGGTGTGGGCGGGCGTCGCCGTCGGCCTCGCGTTCCTCGCGAAGACCCTCCAGGCGTTCCTGATCCTGCCGCCGCTGGCCGTCCTGTACGCGGTGTTCGCGCCGGGCAGGCCGCTCAAGCGGATCGGACAGCTGCTGCTGTCCGGACTCGCGATGGTCGTCGCGGGCGGCTGGTGGGTCGCGGTCGTGGAGCTGTGGCCCGCGTCCTCGCGCCCGTACATCGGCGGCTCCCAGAACAACTCGTTCCTTGAACTGACCTTCGGCTACAACGGGCTCGGCCGGATCAACGGCCAGGAGACCGGCAGCGTCGGCGGCGGTGGCGGAATGGGCGGCGGCGGCAGCCAGTGGGGCGAGACCGGCATCGACCGGATGTTCAACTCCGAGATCGGCAGCCAGATCTCCTGGCTCCTGCCGGCCGCGCTGTTGCTGCTCATCGCCGGTGTCGTCGTCACATGGAAGGCACGGCGGACCGACACGGCACGCGCCGCGTTCCTCGCGTGGGGCGGCTCGCTGGTGATGACCATGGTCGTCTTCAGCTTCATGGCCGGGATCTTCCACCAGTACTACACGGTGGCCCTCGCCCCCTACGCGGCCGCGCTCGTCGGCATGGGCGCGACCGTGCTGTGGGAAGAGCGGGCCAGGTTCACGGCGTCCGCGGCGCTCGGCATCACGGTGGCGGTGACGGCCGTGTGGTCGTACGTCCTGCTGAACCGGACGCCCGACTATCTGCCGTGGCTGCGCTGGGTGATCCTCGTCGGCGGCGTCGCCGCGGGCCTCGGCCTGGCCGTCGCGGGCCGGCTGAACCGGCAACTGGCGCTCGGCGCCGCCGGTGTGGGTCTCGTGGCCGCACTGGCCGGGCCGACCGCGTACACCATCAGCACGCTCGACACCGGGCACAGCGGGTCGATCGTGACGGCCGGTCCCGCCGGGGCGAGCATGATGGGCGGCCGGGGCGGGGGCCCCGGTGGCGGTGACGGCGGGATGCGCGGCGGCGGGATGCAGCCGCCTGGCCAGGGGCAGCAGAACGGCCAGGGCCAGCAGGCCGGCGGCGGGCAGGGCCAGCAGGGTGGCGGCATGGGCCAGCCCCCGGCCGGCGGCATGCCCGGCCAGGGCCAGAACCAGGGCCAGGGCACCGGAAACGGCAAGCAGCAGGGAACAGGCACCGGCACCCTCCCCGGCGGCGCCCGCACGGGCGAGCGCGGTGGCATGGGAGGCGGCGGTGGCATGGGCGGCCTCCTCAACGGCGCCCAGGTCAGCGCCAAGGCCAAGGCCCTCGTCGAGAAGAACGCGGACGACTACACCTGGGCCGCCGCGGCCATCGGCTCGCAGAACGCGGCGAGCTACCAGCTCTCCACCGGGAAGCCCGTCATGGCGATCGGCGGCTTCAACGGCAGTGACCCGTCCCCGACGCTCGCCCAGTTCAAGAGCTACGTCGAGGACGGGAAGATCCACTACTTCATCGGTGGCGGCATGGGCGGGATGGGCGGCGGCAGCGGCTCCGCCTCGAAGATCCAGTCCTGGGTCGAGAAGAACTACACGAAGGTCACCGTGGGCAGCTCGACCTTCTACGACCTGACGAAGCCCAAGAGCTAA